The following proteins are encoded in a genomic region of Cryptomeria japonica chromosome 11, Sugi_1.0, whole genome shotgun sequence:
- the LOC131064775 gene encoding caffeic acid 3-O-methyltransferase — MDSNDETIMNEEEWLLGKELCSFSCLPMAMKAAIELDVLQIISTAGSGLQISPTQIVAQIPNVTNPDAAITLDRILRVLASHSLLSCSLSIDQNGKPERLYGLTPLCKYLVQNKDGLSLAPLALMNQDKVFMDSWYHLKDAVLEGSQPFIKAHGVNAFEYPAKDQRFNRIFNKAMADHSAMVMERILDSYHGFKDLEELLDVGGGVGSTLNLIVSKHPHIKGVNYDLPHVVRDAPDYPGVTHVGGDMFESVPSSRAIFMKWILHDWSDDQCIRILKNCHKALLEKGKVIVVDCILPMVAETSSFARQAFHVDLLMLAYNPGGKERTKEEFKDLAKAAGFVGDIKLVCCVNGLWVIEFYK; from the exons ATGGACTCCAATGATGAAACCATTATGAACGAGGAGGAATGGCTTTTGGGTAAGGAGCTTTGCAGCTTTTCCTGTCTTCCCATGGCCATGAAAGCTGCGATAGAGCTTGATGTTCTACAAATCATATCAACTGCAGGTTCTGGCCTTCAAATTTCCCCTACCCAGATTGTGGCCCAAATTCCAAACGTAACAAACCCAGATGCAGCAATTACTTTAGATAGGATTCTGAGAGTCCTAGCAAGTCATTCCCTCCTCAGCTGCTCTTTATCCATAGACCAGAATGGCAAGCCTGAGAGGCTCTATGGTCTCACTCCTCTCTGCAAATACCTTGTGCAGAACAAGGATGGCCTGTCCTTGGCACCACTGGCCCTGATGAACCAGGACAAGGTGTTCATGGACTCTTGGTATCATCTCAAGGATGCTGTTCTGGAAGGAAGCCAACCATTCATCAAAGCTCATGGGGTGAATGCATTTGAGTACCCTGCCAAGGACCAGAGATTCAATAGGATATTTAACAAGGCTATGGCTGACCATTCTGCCATGGTGATGGAGAGGATTCTGGATTCCTATCACGGCTTCAAGGATTTGGAGGAGCTTCTGGATGTGGGGGGTGGAGTTGGGTCTACTCTCAATCTTATAGTTTCCAAGCATCCCCATATTAAGGGAGTGAATTATGACTTGCCCCATGTTGTGAGAGATGCCCCTGATTATCCAG GGGTTACTCATGTTGGGGGAGACATGTTTGAGAGCGTCCCATCCAGCAGGGCTATTTTTATGAAG TGGATTTTGCATGATTGGAGTGATGACCAATGCATAAGGATTTTGAAAAATTGTCACAAGGCATTATTAGAGAAAGGGAAGGTGATTGTAGTGGACTGCATTTTACCAATGGTTGCAGAGACCTCTTCTTTTGCTAGGCAAGCATTTCATGTAGATCTTTTAATGTTAGCGTACAATCCAGGGGGTAAAGAGAGGACAAAGGAGGAATTCAAAGACCTTGCGAAAGCAGCAGGATTTGTAGGAGATATTAAACTTGTTTGTTGCGTCAATGGTTTATGGGTTATTGAGTTTTACAAGTGA